Proteins encoded in a region of the Paenibacillus sp. W2I17 genome:
- a CDS encoding Rpn family recombination-promoting nuclease/putative transposase has protein sequence MTELLDPKNDYVFKRIFGSEENKDVLLAFLNHTFKNAGESLLTEIVLINPYLDKDTPRDKQSILDIRAKTDQGELINVEMQLFNQYDLEKRTLFYWGKQYSGQLLEGQRYSQLKKCVAINIVNFKMLANDQYHNVFHLREDHTDIPLTDVIEIHFMEIPKLNDENIQIKDGLVRWLLFLKGMTKSSWEALMMHEPEPALKKAMSVLEFLSQDEQARQRYIDRQKFLWDEASMIEGAREEGLKKGEAESKRKIALNMLNLGLDQATIIKATGLTSSELEELQKEKE, from the coding sequence ATGACAGAGTTGCTTGATCCCAAGAACGATTATGTGTTTAAACGAATCTTTGGAAGTGAAGAGAATAAGGATGTTCTTTTGGCTTTTCTGAATCATACCTTCAAAAATGCAGGTGAATCTTTACTGACCGAGATTGTGTTAATCAACCCTTATCTGGACAAGGATACACCGAGAGATAAACAGTCCATACTGGACATACGGGCCAAAACAGATCAAGGTGAGCTAATTAATGTTGAAATGCAGTTGTTTAATCAGTATGATTTAGAGAAGAGGACTTTGTTCTATTGGGGTAAACAATATTCCGGACAATTACTTGAAGGACAGAGATATAGTCAACTCAAAAAATGCGTAGCGATCAACATTGTTAATTTCAAGATGCTAGCTAATGATCAGTACCACAACGTATTTCATTTAAGAGAAGACCATACTGATATTCCGTTGACGGATGTTATAGAGATTCATTTTATGGAAATACCAAAGCTGAATGATGAAAATATTCAAATAAAGGATGGATTGGTGCGTTGGCTGTTATTTCTGAAAGGAATGACTAAATCAAGCTGGGAGGCGTTAATGATGCACGAACCCGAACCGGCTTTGAAAAAAGCCATGAGTGTATTAGAGTTTCTGAGCCAGGATGAGCAAGCACGTCAACGATATATCGACCGTCAGAAATTTCTATGGGACGAAGCTTCCATGATTGAGGGCGCACGAGAAGAGGGTCTCAAGAAAGGTGAAGCTGAGAGCAAGCGGAAAATTGCATTGAATATGCTCAATTTAGGTCTTGATCAGGCTACGATTATTAAGGCTACCGGGCTAACTTCATCTGAATTAGAGGAACTGCAAAAAGAAAAGGAATAA
- a CDS encoding ABC transporter substrate-binding protein: MKKKFWMSLMMVASMIVAAGCGNNSGTGSESEGSGTTTGGGSEEKSYQIAISQIVEHPSLDATREGFIAALKEAGIEENKNLKIDYNNAQGDSTNNLSIAQKISGDSKNDLVLGIATPSALALAQQVKDKPLLFAAVTDPLGAKLVTDMDKPGGNVTGASDTNPEAIVQLADFIAKNLPDVKTVGLVINEGEPNAVVMADNAEKALATHNIKLVKAPVTNTSEVKQATDSLVGKVDAFYITLDNSVVSAVDTIIQTANSNKIPFFSSDRDTVEKGAFATVGFKYYDHGYQVGEMAADILKNGTNPGDMKVTVPDKLDLILNLKAAEAQGITVTDEMKAEVKDQENNVIQ, translated from the coding sequence ATGAAAAAGAAATTCTGGATGTCACTGATGATGGTTGCTTCAATGATCGTTGCAGCAGGTTGTGGAAATAACAGCGGTACAGGCTCGGAATCCGAAGGATCGGGGACTACAACAGGTGGAGGCAGTGAGGAAAAATCATATCAGATTGCCATCTCGCAGATTGTTGAGCATCCATCTCTGGATGCTACACGCGAAGGTTTCATCGCAGCCCTGAAGGAAGCGGGCATTGAAGAGAACAAGAACCTCAAAATCGATTACAATAACGCACAAGGTGATTCGACGAACAACTTGTCCATTGCACAGAAAATCTCGGGTGATTCCAAAAATGATCTCGTACTCGGAATTGCAACACCATCTGCGCTGGCTCTGGCTCAACAAGTGAAGGACAAGCCATTGTTGTTCGCAGCGGTAACGGACCCGTTGGGTGCCAAACTGGTGACTGACATGGACAAGCCAGGCGGCAACGTTACAGGTGCATCCGACACGAACCCGGAGGCCATTGTACAATTGGCTGACTTTATCGCTAAAAATCTGCCAGATGTGAAAACGGTAGGCTTGGTCATTAACGAAGGTGAACCAAATGCGGTGGTTATGGCAGATAACGCAGAAAAAGCGCTCGCAACACATAATATCAAGCTGGTGAAAGCACCAGTTACGAATACATCTGAAGTAAAACAGGCAACGGATTCTCTGGTTGGCAAAGTAGATGCCTTCTACATTACGCTTGATAATTCTGTCGTGAGTGCGGTTGATACGATCATCCAAACGGCAAACAGTAATAAAATTCCGTTCTTCTCCAGTGATCGGGATACCGTTGAAAAAGGAGCTTTCGCAACGGTTGGCTTCAAATATTATGACCATGGATATCAGGTGGGTGAGATGGCCGCGGACATTCTGAAAAATGGTACGAATCCTGGTGATATGAAAGTCACCGTTCCGGACAAACTGGATCTGATCCTGAACCTAAAAGCGGCTGAAGCCCAAGGAATCACGGTTACGGATGAGATGAAAGCGGAAGTAAAAGACCAGGAAAACAACGTTATTCAATAA
- a CDS encoding ABC transporter permease translates to MALGVYITFRILDFPDLTVDGSFTTGGAIAAVMISNDFSPWLACLAAMAGGMVAGACTGLLHTKGKINGLLSGILMMIALYSINMRILGAPNKSIMGMDNPFSGEHVMVLIIIVVLVFKIMLDLFMKTDVGLALRATGDNKRMIRSFGANTDVTTIVGVSLSNGLVALSGAFIAQQSGFADITMGIGMIVIGLASVIIGEAILGARTVFWATLAAIVGSIIYRIVVALALQVEWFDTSDLKLITAVIVIIALVFPTMQRSMKQRSLARKRTEELMRSGGQQAKGGM, encoded by the coding sequence ATGGCACTTGGTGTGTATATTACGTTCCGCATACTCGATTTTCCTGACCTTACCGTAGACGGAAGTTTTACAACAGGAGGCGCAATCGCGGCGGTTATGATCTCCAATGACTTCTCTCCTTGGCTTGCCTGTTTGGCGGCAATGGCTGGCGGCATGGTGGCTGGGGCTTGTACAGGTCTGCTTCATACCAAAGGCAAAATCAACGGATTATTATCCGGGATTTTGATGATGATCGCGCTCTACTCCATTAATATGCGTATTCTTGGCGCACCGAATAAATCCATTATGGGTATGGATAATCCATTCTCAGGTGAGCATGTCATGGTGTTAATTATCATCGTCGTGCTGGTGTTTAAAATTATGCTCGATCTGTTCATGAAAACAGATGTTGGACTGGCACTCCGCGCGACAGGTGATAACAAACGTATGATTCGCAGCTTTGGTGCAAATACGGATGTGACTACCATTGTAGGTGTCAGCCTATCCAATGGATTGGTCGCACTATCTGGTGCATTCATTGCACAGCAATCAGGTTTTGCAGACATCACGATGGGCATCGGTATGATCGTTATTGGACTGGCTTCCGTGATTATCGGTGAGGCCATTCTTGGAGCAAGAACGGTATTCTGGGCTACACTTGCAGCGATCGTTGGTTCAATCATTTACCGGATTGTGGTCGCACTTGCCCTACAGGTCGAATGGTTCGATACATCTGATCTGAAGTTGATCACCGCGGTGATCGTCATTATTGCTCTTGTATTCCCAACGATGCAGCGCTCCATGAAGCAGCGAAGTCTGGCTCGCAAACGAACGGAAGAGTTGATGCGATCCGGTGGTCAACAAGCGAAGGGAGGTATGTGA
- a CDS encoding ABC transporter ATP-binding protein: MLEITQVTKLFNPGTTDEKTALVGVNLTMNPGDFVTVIGSNGAGKSTLMNIISGVMKPDMGDVLINDRSIKNLPEHKRSSWIGRVFQDPMAGTAPHMSIEENMAMAYKRGKGRGLGFGVTRARREIFNTQLEKLGIGLEKRPNAKVGLLSGGERQALSLLMATFTQPQILLLDEHTAALDPSRAELITELTETLVREMRLTTLMVTHNMEQAIRLGNRLIMMDKGRIILDVSEERKRTLTVPELLGEFERISGKKMADDRVVLG, encoded by the coding sequence ATGCTGGAGATTACGCAAGTAACCAAGCTGTTCAATCCAGGCACAACGGATGAGAAGACCGCGCTGGTCGGTGTGAATCTGACAATGAATCCGGGAGACTTTGTGACAGTGATTGGCAGTAACGGAGCGGGTAAATCCACGCTGATGAACATCATTTCGGGTGTGATGAAGCCGGACATGGGTGATGTGCTGATCAATGACCGCTCCATTAAAAACCTGCCGGAGCATAAACGTAGCAGCTGGATTGGCCGGGTATTTCAGGACCCGATGGCAGGAACAGCACCACATATGTCCATTGAAGAAAACATGGCGATGGCATACAAACGTGGCAAAGGACGCGGACTGGGCTTCGGAGTTACCCGTGCCAGACGGGAGATTTTTAACACGCAACTGGAGAAGCTGGGAATTGGACTGGAAAAGCGGCCGAATGCAAAAGTGGGTCTCCTGTCTGGCGGGGAGCGGCAAGCACTCAGTCTGTTGATGGCTACCTTTACCCAGCCGCAGATTTTGCTATTGGATGAGCATACGGCGGCCCTTGACCCTTCACGTGCCGAACTGATCACGGAACTGACGGAGACACTTGTGCGTGAGATGAGACTTACTACATTGATGGTGACGCACAATATGGAGCAGGCCATTCGTCTGGGTAACCGTCTGATCATGATGGACAAAGGCCGAATTATTCTGGATGTCAGCGAAGAGCGCAAGCGTACGTTGACTGTACCTGAGTTGCTTGGTGAATTCGAACGGATTAGCGGCAAAAAAATGGCAGATGATCGTGTCGTGCTGGGTTAA
- a CDS encoding winged helix-turn-helix domain-containing protein, whose protein sequence is MSLQLDEGTYTVARRTESIRLLAKEFALLHFLYENKEKAFTRSQLLDRVWPLEYPVERTVDDHIYRLRKKLKRWDEIRLDTVRGYGYRLAVQENKSVLPSSPSAQDPEMQEVIHGLLRKYHVFGQGNAIQTLVQQQEALGIQIAPYYQLYIRFIEGDLEWLITTKEIAFEERLYWLLIFVHPLIEPADSIQLYEQALNSAALSADQLRELRILNIVEVYVEVGQYQRAKEQLEETYRVIDTDELKNFRLPVALAALYVELWGGSGEAVEAQMAVLRLGLKDAPYLREIGRFQVMEGLWLLRQGRIREAELRMDDGLDVLKMSLNVPLYLNAAYQILLFLGHHRIEGRIRSKYRQVYVEIGKSYGVPAYGQQIVDEIRNFLSPTSPSSDLPLI, encoded by the coding sequence ATGTCTTTGCAATTGGATGAAGGGACATATACGGTCGCGCGGCGTACAGAGTCCATTCGCCTGCTCGCCAAGGAATTTGCACTGCTGCATTTTCTGTATGAAAACAAGGAAAAAGCCTTCACCCGCAGCCAACTGCTGGATCGGGTCTGGCCGCTTGAATATCCGGTTGAACGCACCGTGGACGATCATATCTATCGCCTGCGCAAGAAGCTGAAACGCTGGGATGAGATCCGTCTGGATACAGTACGGGGCTACGGTTATCGGCTTGCTGTACAAGAGAACAAGTCCGTTCTACCTTCTAGCCCTTCTGCTCAGGACCCAGAAATGCAGGAGGTCATTCACGGATTACTTCGTAAATATCATGTGTTTGGGCAGGGAAACGCCATACAGACCCTGGTTCAACAACAGGAAGCACTCGGTATTCAGATTGCCCCTTATTATCAGTTGTATATCCGTTTTATAGAGGGAGATCTGGAATGGCTGATTACAACGAAAGAAATTGCTTTTGAAGAGCGACTATATTGGCTACTGATTTTCGTGCACCCGCTGATCGAGCCAGCGGATAGTATTCAGTTGTATGAACAGGCGCTGAATTCAGCTGCATTGTCTGCCGATCAGCTTCGCGAACTCCGCATTCTGAATATCGTTGAAGTCTATGTAGAGGTGGGCCAATATCAACGGGCGAAAGAGCAGCTGGAAGAAACATATCGTGTAATAGACACAGATGAGCTCAAGAATTTCAGACTGCCTGTAGCACTTGCAGCGTTGTATGTGGAACTGTGGGGTGGCAGCGGTGAAGCTGTTGAGGCCCAGATGGCAGTTCTGCGGTTAGGATTGAAGGATGCCCCGTATCTGCGGGAGATCGGACGTTTTCAGGTGATGGAAGGATTATGGTTACTTCGGCAGGGACGGATTCGTGAGGCAGAGTTAAGAATGGATGACGGTCTGGATGTATTGAAAATGTCGCTGAACGTACCGCTATATCTGAATGCTGCATATCAGATTCTCCTATTCCTGGGTCATCATCGAATTGAAGGTAGAATTCGCAGTAAGTATCGTCAAGTGTATGTAGAGATCGGCAAAAGTTACGGTGTACCCGCATATGGACAACAAATTGTAGATGAAATACGTAACTTTTTATCTCCTACCTCCCCATCCTCTGATCTTCCTCTGATATAA
- a CDS encoding MFS transporter: protein MTVISNEPTSNESTESPASSAESSKSLWTNLRFVRMFIAYSLATFGDWFDALAIQVMVAYRWGADPLIIALIPVCMAVPGILLGSFAGALADRLHKVKIMILCDVITVGLTVAILFAPSPAWLLPLLALRAMMGVFHVPAQQALTRQVVAEEHLFQASSLNGFVSQYSKVAGPLLGAVILAFFSPQICIVINACTRLLSGAVLWPLRRLIEKSESVESDGSAASEKDGSESLFSQWKQGWRFIQSSRTVLSTILFGCFGLMAILMIDYQFTTLFREIKPGNESLLGWLGSSAGAGAVVTILLLNRLPRIGYGWGLGGGYLFVGAGIAALGWIGPQTPEIWVIIWGLCIGLGNGLFMVTLNYLLQKETPPAYVGRVFGIQNSLSSVVLVIAPIAGGALIRATGASPTFQYIGLTTLVIGLAGIMLQRILWGVKQPSMSEAKEIIPQESA from the coding sequence ATGACCGTCATTTCAAATGAACCCACATCCAATGAATCCACCGAATCACCCGCCTCATCTGCGGAATCTTCCAAAAGCTTATGGACCAACCTCCGGTTTGTCCGCATGTTTATCGCATACTCTCTGGCTACGTTTGGAGATTGGTTCGATGCACTCGCCATCCAGGTGATGGTGGCCTACCGCTGGGGCGCCGATCCGCTGATCATTGCACTTATTCCTGTATGTATGGCTGTCCCGGGCATACTGCTGGGCTCCTTTGCAGGTGCCCTGGCTGATCGACTGCACAAAGTAAAGATCATGATCCTTTGTGATGTGATCACCGTGGGATTAACCGTTGCTATTTTATTCGCACCAAGCCCGGCATGGTTGCTTCCACTGCTCGCTCTGCGTGCCATGATGGGAGTGTTCCATGTTCCGGCCCAGCAGGCGTTAACCCGTCAGGTGGTGGCAGAGGAGCATCTGTTTCAGGCATCGTCCCTAAACGGTTTTGTGAGCCAGTATTCTAAAGTGGCGGGACCACTTCTGGGTGCAGTCATTTTGGCCTTCTTTTCACCACAAATCTGTATTGTCATTAATGCCTGTACCCGCCTGTTGTCGGGTGCGGTATTATGGCCCTTGCGGCGTTTGATAGAAAAGTCGGAGTCCGTTGAATCAGACGGAAGTGCTGCAAGTGAAAAGGATGGATCGGAATCTTTGTTCTCCCAGTGGAAGCAAGGCTGGCGTTTTATACAGAGCAGTCGCACCGTGCTGAGTACGATTTTGTTCGGCTGTTTTGGACTCATGGCCATTCTGATGATTGATTATCAGTTTACGACCCTGTTTCGGGAGATCAAGCCAGGTAATGAATCACTGCTCGGATGGTTGGGGTCTTCGGCAGGAGCTGGGGCAGTCGTCACCATTTTGTTGTTAAATCGCTTGCCGAGAATTGGGTATGGGTGGGGACTGGGTGGAGGATATCTGTTCGTGGGTGCCGGAATCGCTGCGCTGGGGTGGATCGGCCCACAAACACCCGAAATTTGGGTTATTATCTGGGGCCTCTGCATTGGGCTGGGTAATGGGCTCTTTATGGTAACTCTGAATTATTTGCTGCAAAAGGAGACCCCTCCTGCCTATGTAGGGCGCGTCTTTGGCATTCAAAACTCGTTATCCAGTGTGGTGCTTGTTATTGCACCGATTGCCGGTGGTGCCCTGATTCGTGCCACAGGGGCGAGTCCTACTTTTCAGTATATTGGTCTCACTACGTTAGTCATTGGCTTGGCAGGCATAATGCTGCAGCGTATCTTGTGGGGAGTGAAGCAACCCTCCATGTCTGAAGCCAAAGAGATCATTCCGCAGGAATCGGCCTGA
- a CDS encoding bifunctional 2-polyprenyl-6-hydroxyphenol methylase/3-demethylubiquinol 3-O-methyltransferase UbiG — MMDMPKATEFMESRYIRQSDPKTDTLVFPLHPAWWSRPYEYEWARRFARPDDVVLDAACGISHPFKFWLAEHCREVHACDWDERILSEEAIRLDIVSDFGEQAAQDLPESTLVRLHRAQANLAQLPYESGKFDRVFCISVLEHLDTGTMLRAFREFARVLKPNGQLIATFDVPEMRPDLLETIMAVTGLTIEDKLNVKEPDDAIWSDMYGTPIRCFRAVICKG, encoded by the coding sequence ATGATGGATATGCCCAAGGCAACGGAATTCATGGAATCAAGATACATTCGGCAAAGTGATCCTAAAACGGACACATTGGTCTTCCCGCTGCATCCGGCATGGTGGAGCCGTCCCTACGAATATGAATGGGCCCGGCGGTTTGCACGTCCAGATGATGTCGTCCTTGATGCAGCCTGCGGCATCTCCCATCCGTTCAAATTCTGGCTTGCAGAACACTGCCGCGAGGTTCACGCTTGTGACTGGGATGAACGTATTTTGTCTGAAGAGGCGATAAGACTGGATATTGTTTCTGATTTTGGAGAGCAAGCCGCTCAGGATCTGCCGGAATCAACTCTCGTCCGATTGCACCGTGCACAGGCTAATCTGGCCCAGCTTCCGTACGAGTCGGGTAAGTTTGATCGGGTGTTCTGTATCTCTGTACTGGAGCATCTGGATACAGGCACGATGCTGCGAGCGTTTCGTGAATTCGCTCGGGTGCTGAAACCAAACGGACAGTTAATCGCTACCTTCGATGTGCCCGAGATGCGGCCTGATCTGCTGGAGACAATCATGGCTGTCACCGGATTAACCATTGAAGATAAGCTGAATGTGAAAGAGCCAGACGATGCCATCTGGTCTGACATGTACGGCACGCCGATCCGCTGTTTTCGAGCGGTGATATGCAAAGGTTGA
- a CDS encoding glycosyltransferase family 4 protein, with translation MGVVSILTHSFTDGYNREFGRVFGGGLERYILDLCSVIRGLGHIPEVHQLSYFEAFQTRTEQIDVFGYSYDMDNVPEAFDRMAAAARGPVIYASCLWQPITYKPGSLGICHGINWDRPGLPLETKQQVAEHIQLALDGLVCIVSVDSHFQTFCRAACTYTDPRQVVLIPNAVDTSYFTPAPPTRTFEQEQEDEWLVAWKNDLASHEENVGAVISGVQAVEGKDGTSGAGANSGKANRDGGGDTDSDPEREGKGTVDFHLNLSKLEEVEADGETYRFAHNHRNSTDWAKEILVEADAEYQVKGPIQGQVEKKTVDALVSSPHPIRIIYPRRISMERGIIPMMLAADKLLGAFPDLEIEFAGELVEGSTVGRVFRYWHRTHPHAERINQRTYDFRDIREAYHQADIAVIPTVFSEGTSYACLEAMSCGLPVIASNVGGLNDLIQDGFNGLLVPPGEQELTAALVRLVQDRAERERLGIYARETALSYDLARWRSRWSTVLESFLAETGLKEGIRG, from the coding sequence ATGGGCGTGGTGAGTATTCTGACGCATAGTTTCACCGACGGGTACAACCGGGAATTCGGTCGTGTATTTGGGGGTGGACTGGAACGCTACATTCTGGATCTGTGCAGTGTCATCCGTGGACTCGGGCATATTCCCGAAGTTCATCAGCTCTCTTATTTTGAAGCATTCCAGACTCGGACGGAGCAGATTGACGTATTTGGTTATTCGTACGACATGGATAATGTACCGGAAGCCTTTGACCGGATGGCAGCAGCAGCGCGCGGCCCAGTGATTTATGCCAGCTGTCTGTGGCAACCCATCACCTACAAACCCGGCAGTCTTGGCATCTGTCACGGCATTAACTGGGATCGTCCCGGACTGCCACTGGAGACCAAACAACAAGTCGCGGAACATATTCAACTGGCTCTGGATGGACTCGTGTGCATTGTATCCGTGGATTCCCATTTCCAGACCTTTTGCCGGGCTGCGTGCACCTATACCGATCCAAGGCAGGTTGTCCTGATTCCCAATGCGGTGGATACGTCCTATTTCACACCTGCCCCACCAACGCGAACCTTTGAGCAAGAACAGGAAGACGAATGGCTTGTCGCATGGAAGAATGATCTGGCAAGTCATGAAGAAAATGTTGGTGCTGTTATATCAGGAGTGCAAGCTGTAGAAGGCAAGGATGGAACGAGTGGTGCTGGAGCGAACAGTGGTAAGGCTAACAGAGATGGAGGTGGGGATACAGATAGCGATCCAGAACGAGAGGGGAAAGGAACGGTAGATTTCCATTTGAATTTATCGAAACTGGAAGAAGTCGAGGCAGATGGCGAAACGTATAGGTTTGCTCATAACCACCGGAATTCAACGGATTGGGCTAAGGAGATTCTAGTAGAAGCAGATGCTGAGTATCAGGTTAAAGGTCCGATTCAGGGACAGGTTGAAAAGAAAACTGTGGATGCCCTTGTGTCCTCTCCCCACCCAATTCGCATTATCTATCCGCGCCGCATCAGCATGGAGCGGGGTATTATTCCAATGATGTTGGCGGCGGATAAACTACTTGGAGCCTTTCCGGATCTGGAGATTGAATTTGCCGGGGAACTGGTCGAAGGCAGTACGGTCGGGAGAGTCTTTCGTTACTGGCATCGTACTCATCCACATGCGGAACGAATTAACCAGCGCACGTATGATTTCCGGGATATTCGGGAGGCCTACCATCAGGCAGATATCGCTGTGATTCCAACTGTGTTCTCGGAAGGCACCTCCTATGCCTGTCTGGAAGCGATGAGCTGTGGACTTCCGGTAATTGCCTCCAATGTTGGCGGATTGAATGATCTGATTCAGGATGGTTTTAATGGGCTACTGGTACCTCCTGGCGAGCAGGAACTAACCGCCGCACTGGTACGTCTTGTACAGGATCGGGCCGAGCGAGAACGACTGGGAATCTATGCGCGCGAGACCGCACTGTCCTATGATCTTGCCAGGTGGCGGAGCCGTTGGAGCACGGTGTTGGAATCTTTTTTGGCAGAGACAGGATTGAAGGAGGGAATTCGGGGATGA
- a CDS encoding glycosyltransferase, giving the protein MMLDPKKRRQQLNGPMVHRDIRTETTFTPTETVDRTHINLLENGDHTPDHAQPSHDSRSQVHLWTDAHGQFEQDTTSIEEETSVFKEPFSIRRVRKSKGNKLTAMLQVRNERGRYLEEVLHDLSEFVDEIVIVDDASTDGTPDICKAYPKVVRLEVLEKPLFAEEWRLRNTLWQAAAGTCPDWLLSVDADELYSTEAKKAIRTLINQEYADWFAFRFYDMWGGRTHYREDDLWCLHKRHTASLVRYMPGYPYFYPQQNHHVPRLPLSCTVLPGVSTELKVQHLGWAGSLEDRVRKYLRYKRIDPSGEWGNLAHYESILDPEPRLIPWKEGP; this is encoded by the coding sequence ATGATGCTGGACCCGAAGAAGCGTAGACAACAGTTGAATGGGCCAATGGTGCACAGGGATATCCGAACCGAAACCACTTTCACGCCAACGGAAACAGTGGATAGGACACATATAAACTTATTGGAAAATGGCGATCACACGCCGGATCATGCACAACCATCACATGACTCCCGAAGCCAAGTGCATCTCTGGACTGACGCACATGGTCAATTCGAACAGGACACTACTTCCATAGAGGAGGAAACGAGCGTATTCAAAGAGCCCTTCTCCATTCGTCGGGTTCGCAAAAGCAAAGGCAACAAGCTGACAGCTATGCTCCAGGTTCGCAATGAACGTGGCCGATACCTTGAAGAAGTATTGCATGATCTGAGTGAGTTCGTAGATGAGATCGTGATTGTGGACGATGCCAGCACAGACGGAACCCCGGACATATGCAAAGCCTATCCAAAGGTGGTCCGTCTGGAGGTATTGGAGAAACCGCTGTTCGCCGAGGAATGGCGGCTTCGCAACACCTTATGGCAAGCGGCGGCGGGAACATGTCCCGACTGGTTGCTCTCAGTTGATGCGGATGAGCTGTACAGCACAGAGGCCAAGAAAGCCATACGTACTCTGATTAATCAGGAGTATGCGGACTGGTTTGCATTTCGATTCTACGATATGTGGGGTGGCCGGACCCACTACCGGGAAGATGATCTCTGGTGTCTGCACAAACGGCATACCGCTTCACTTGTACGGTATATGCCTGGATATCCTTATTTTTATCCACAACAGAATCATCATGTTCCCCGCCTCCCCTTGTCCTGCACCGTGTTGCCTGGAGTCAGCACGGAACTGAAGGTTCAGCATCTCGGCTGGGCAGGCAGTCTGGAGGACCGGGTTCGTAAATATTTGCGCTACAAACGTATTGATCCGAGCGGTGAGTGGGGCAATCTTGCACATTACGAGTCTATTCTCGATCCGGAACCTCGGCTGATCCCCTGGAAGGAGGGACCGTGA
- a CDS encoding lipopolysaccharide assembly protein LapB — protein MEKPAPLPGEDSEVSLDKASTTQPPVRYVLFPRKGGWSSFPYPDIAALLSIEGEVYYVSSLTQTEDVPPVITVISLPEAEQLLLEPRTVAVVAHPYWLMATASLEPELCIALLPEPAGNEAESPLWESSISKLVGIADLVGTSSETRYMKLLFQGVRAIWLGGEDPAPAGTMQKDDLEVPLRDYELLFLHALRQILSGTPDSVTLLQCSVRADFYQQLRAKAGAHETISFLLAAYEYLLEDPRAINSLQEAFSHAVLNGRSDCVVSHYRFLSAIHARTGKLEDALLVYGISAADEQERHHYEQLCRWLEAGEDQLVRAELLRMNDDYGNALRILDELGGETARHWKFRIYQETGRVEEALALVHAVDIQDDASRRDYQQLSGSALALRGERHGAVRHFLETALEDEDALARIVELELLDHAVQQLLGEVP, from the coding sequence ATGGAAAAACCTGCACCACTACCAGGTGAAGACTCCGAAGTCAGCCTGGATAAGGCCAGTACAACACAGCCCCCTGTCCGGTATGTTCTCTTCCCTCGCAAAGGAGGCTGGTCATCCTTTCCCTATCCCGATATTGCTGCACTGCTGTCGATCGAGGGAGAGGTCTACTATGTCAGCAGCCTGACGCAAACAGAAGATGTACCTCCGGTCATTACCGTCATCTCCCTCCCTGAAGCCGAGCAGCTATTGCTGGAACCTCGCACCGTAGCCGTAGTCGCCCATCCCTACTGGCTAATGGCTACAGCTTCGCTGGAGCCTGAGCTATGTATTGCCCTGCTCCCTGAGCCTGCTGGAAACGAAGCAGAATCTCCGTTATGGGAGAGCAGTATTTCCAAACTCGTCGGCATCGCCGATCTGGTCGGCACATCCTCCGAAACACGTTATATGAAGCTGTTATTCCAAGGCGTACGTGCCATCTGGCTGGGCGGCGAAGACCCTGCACCTGCGGGGACGATGCAAAAGGATGATCTCGAAGTCCCCCTCCGGGACTACGAACTGCTCTTCCTGCATGCGCTGCGGCAGATCCTGTCAGGCACTCCAGATAGCGTCACACTGCTTCAATGCAGTGTACGTGCCGACTTCTACCAACAGCTCCGTGCCAAAGCAGGTGCACATGAGACGATATCCTTTTTGCTGGCAGCCTATGAGTACTTGCTTGAAGATCCTCGGGCTATCAATTCACTTCAAGAGGCATTCTCCCATGCGGTCTTGAATGGTCGCAGTGACTGTGTAGTCTCACACTATAGATTCCTGTCTGCCATTCATGCCCGGACCGGCAAGTTGGAGGACGCCCTGCTGGTGTATGGAATCAGTGCAGCCGACGAACAGGAACGGCATCATTATGAACAGCTCTGTCGCTGGCTTGAGGCAGGAGAAGATCAACTTGTACGAGCGGAACTACTGCGTATGAATGATGATTACGGAAACGCCCTGCGTATCCTGGACGAACTTGGCGGAGAAACGGCGAGACATTGGAAATTCCGCATTTACCAGGAGACTGGACGTGTGGAAGAAGCACTGGCTCTGGTGCATGCAGTCGATATTCAGGATGATGCCAGTCGCCGGGATTACCAGCAATTATCCGGCAGTGCGCTGGCACTGCGAGGGGAACGACACGGGGCAGTCCGACATTTCCTTGAGACAGCACTGGAGGATGAAGATGCGCTAGCCCGGATTGTCGAGCTGGAGCTGTTGGATCATGCTGTACAGCAATTGCTTGGGGAGGTGCCATGA